In one window of Corallococcus macrosporus DNA:
- the gltJ gene encoding adventurous gliding motility protein GltJ translates to MRFVCDSCRAQYMISDDKVGPKGVKLRCKKCGHTILVRPAGASAAKEGGAEATAATEAKSSADANAPRIVESSGTGLPATLGTPPEGGLFTDVEEDEIGAVFDQVLSTGSQKLKAAEAEAEAKAAKAEAVRKLAEAEAAEPTAEEKAAAASHEWYVAIDEKQVGPWTVEKVKDAWDRGEVGPDNLCWRSGFSDWIPLSETAELASVLAPRPAKPVIVAPAPVSTSSPTIPAGPVESAFSAGASRPGVGGGSTAPDEPVGWKPSAASVLASLVKEENDALSKPPPRPAPSLDREPLSQSRLLDVPVPPPEPVSSPAMPGAMMAPAPGMAAPQAYAPQPQPGYAPQPPVPQYAPQQPVAYPPQQAQMPYGQQPQGYPPPGYPAAYPPPAAAPTGGKGRTGMMVAVTAGVLVMAGAAVVFVARGNSSERPVEAPVQVAAAPTPKTELPPMPPPPAAVQTPPAAVQPAAAPTAPATTPAAGTAAAGTPPAAGTQPAAGGTPPPAVATAPAATPTPPPPAAEVKPASTTPNMGTAVARVDSRNHRKTGSSGSRGSQRDEDEGDAITVSKPSSTSSSSASNSGGGDDDFDELFGTKKPTATKPATKTTATAYIPPEPGGGTPERLQQSDIMQVVLNNKPAIVKCVNEQKQKDPSLSGKLVMRWTVQPSGKTTSVSCRTDEFRSSYMATCITGLIKSWSFPKHQKQGDPIDFPFTF, encoded by the coding sequence ATGCGTTTCGTCTGCGACAGCTGCCGCGCGCAGTACATGATCAGCGACGACAAGGTTGGCCCGAAAGGGGTCAAGCTGCGTTGCAAGAAGTGCGGTCACACCATCCTGGTGAGGCCCGCCGGTGCATCGGCGGCGAAGGAGGGCGGGGCGGAGGCCACCGCGGCCACGGAGGCCAAGAGCAGCGCGGATGCGAACGCGCCACGCATCGTGGAGTCGTCCGGCACGGGACTTCCCGCCACGCTGGGCACGCCGCCGGAAGGCGGCCTCTTCACGGACGTGGAAGAGGATGAGATTGGCGCGGTCTTCGACCAGGTCCTGAGCACGGGCTCGCAGAAGCTCAAGGCCGCGGAGGCGGAAGCGGAGGCCAAGGCCGCGAAGGCGGAGGCCGTGCGCAAGCTCGCCGAGGCCGAGGCCGCCGAGCCGACCGCGGAGGAGAAGGCCGCCGCCGCGTCGCACGAGTGGTACGTCGCCATCGACGAGAAGCAGGTCGGCCCCTGGACGGTGGAGAAGGTGAAGGACGCCTGGGACCGCGGCGAGGTGGGCCCGGACAACCTCTGCTGGCGCTCGGGCTTCAGCGACTGGATTCCCCTGTCGGAGACGGCGGAGCTGGCGTCGGTGCTGGCGCCGCGCCCGGCCAAGCCGGTCATCGTCGCGCCCGCGCCGGTGTCCACGTCGTCGCCCACGATTCCCGCCGGTCCGGTGGAGTCCGCCTTCAGCGCGGGCGCCTCCCGTCCGGGCGTGGGTGGGGGTTCGACCGCGCCGGATGAGCCGGTGGGCTGGAAGCCCTCCGCCGCGAGCGTGCTGGCCTCGCTGGTGAAGGAGGAGAACGACGCCCTCAGCAAGCCGCCGCCGCGTCCGGCGCCGTCGCTGGATCGCGAGCCTTTGTCGCAGTCGCGCCTCCTGGACGTGCCGGTGCCGCCGCCGGAGCCGGTGTCCTCGCCGGCGATGCCGGGGGCCATGATGGCTCCCGCGCCGGGAATGGCCGCGCCCCAGGCCTACGCGCCGCAGCCGCAGCCGGGCTATGCGCCGCAGCCGCCGGTGCCGCAGTACGCGCCGCAGCAGCCGGTGGCGTACCCGCCGCAGCAGGCGCAGATGCCCTATGGGCAGCAGCCGCAGGGCTATCCGCCTCCGGGGTATCCGGCGGCCTATCCGCCGCCCGCGGCGGCACCCACGGGCGGCAAGGGCCGCACGGGGATGATGGTCGCGGTGACGGCGGGCGTGCTCGTGATGGCGGGCGCGGCGGTCGTCTTCGTCGCGCGCGGCAACTCGTCCGAGCGTCCCGTGGAGGCACCGGTCCAGGTCGCTGCCGCGCCGACGCCCAAGACCGAGCTGCCGCCCATGCCGCCGCCTCCCGCGGCGGTGCAGACGCCTCCCGCGGCGGTCCAGCCCGCTGCGGCGCCGACCGCGCCTGCCACGACGCCCGCTGCGGGCACCGCTGCCGCCGGAACGCCCCCCGCCGCTGGCACCCAGCCCGCGGCCGGTGGAACGCCTCCGCCGGCCGTGGCGACGGCTCCGGCCGCCACGCCCACGCCGCCTCCGCCCGCGGCTGAGGTGAAGCCCGCCAGCACGACGCCCAACATGGGGACAGCGGTGGCGCGGGTGGACTCGCGCAACCATCGCAAGACGGGCTCCAGCGGGAGCCGTGGCTCGCAGCGCGATGAGGACGAGGGTGACGCCATCACGGTGTCGAAGCCCTCCTCCACGTCTTCGTCCTCCGCGTCGAACTCTGGCGGCGGGGATGATGACTTCGACGAGCTGTTCGGCACGAAGAAGCCGACGGCCACGAAGCCCGCGACCAAGACGACCGCGACGGCGTACATCCCGCCCGAGCCGGGTGGCGGCACGCCGGAGCGCCTGCAGCAGTCGGACATCATGCAGGTGGTGCTGAACAACAAGCCCGCCATCGTGAAGTGCGTGAACGAGCAGAAGCAGAAGGACCCGTCGCTCAGCGGCAAGCTGGTGATGCGCTGGACGGTGCAGCCGAGCGGCAAGACGACCTCGGTGTCGTGCCGCACGGATGAGTTCCGCTCGAGCTACATGGCCACGTGCATCACCGGGCTCATCAAGAGCTGGTCGTTCCCGAAGCACCAGAAGCAGGGCGACCCCATCGACTTCCCCTTCACGTTCTGA
- a CDS encoding toxin-antitoxin system YwqK family antitoxin, whose protein sequence is MNFSQSFFVLSGARTGVPATSKGDSMQSTKLMRMFTLGLVLASPVAFAADTTTQLACPEGTKQAGSKADGLFCRKPELAGGNLVAHGPYRSFHANGKKAAVGQYLNGHKTGTWVFFDEAGNQYDQIEFRESNYHGTRTLSFASGKPHFVEHYQNGLKDGVFQELSEDGKVVRESRFEKGKEVAAK, encoded by the coding sequence ATGAATTTCAGTCAGTCCTTCTTCGTCTTGTCAGGTGCGCGCACGGGCGTTCCGGCGACTTCAAAAGGAGACTCCATGCAGTCCACGAAGCTGATGCGGATGTTCACCCTGGGCCTGGTTCTCGCTTCTCCTGTTGCCTTCGCGGCAGACACCACGACCCAGCTGGCCTGTCCGGAAGGCACCAAGCAGGCCGGCTCCAAGGCGGATGGCCTTTTCTGCCGTAAGCCGGAACTGGCCGGAGGAAACCTTGTCGCGCACGGCCCCTACCGTTCGTTCCACGCGAATGGAAAGAAGGCGGCTGTGGGCCAGTACCTGAACGGTCACAAGACCGGAACCTGGGTCTTCTTCGACGAGGCTGGCAACCAGTACGACCAGATTGAGTTCCGTGAGAGCAACTACCACGGCACCCGGACGCTCTCCTTCGCGAGCGGCAAGCCCCACTTCGTCGAGCACTACCAGAACGGCTTGAAGGACGGTGTGTTTCAGGAACTGAGCGAGGACGGCAAGGTCGTCCGCGAGAGCCGCTTCGAGAAGGGCAAGGAAGTCGCCGCCAAGTAG
- a CDS encoding TIGR04552 family protein has protein sequence MKAPSLVPVLSAVPVCTVPQMGLRELERIRLILRGGSVIDWRRMHFQTRDEVDRFLRLCQLDVSRPYDDAWARTVLADAVEYLRKTFDYRVADAVAQPEELHDLFLFASGAKGLARYRRIACIVLKVMHVIQHIEGRDLLFRLAASEAELAEMVTEKVLGVAREMKEMGLPIVEFAHSIKTRDSLVTKLIAKKETVAAQVYDRTRFRVITRKREDLLPVLYFLTQRLFPFNFVVPGQTENTLLPFKGLLEENPHFEQFIPQLHLDRDFEDREDRTGNTFSGSSYRVLNFVVDLPLRMDPYLPPPESDTRPRKGRVTFALVEFQIADEETAKLNELGDNAHESYKRRQKRRVLNRLSRGLVVPKRQG, from the coding sequence GTGAAGGCCCCCTCTCTTGTTCCAGTCCTCTCCGCTGTCCCTGTCTGCACGGTGCCGCAGATGGGATTGCGTGAACTTGAGCGCATCCGGCTCATCCTGAGAGGTGGATCGGTCATCGACTGGCGGCGGATGCACTTCCAGACACGGGACGAGGTGGACCGTTTCCTGCGCCTCTGTCAGCTGGACGTGTCACGGCCCTACGACGATGCCTGGGCCCGCACGGTGCTGGCCGACGCGGTGGAGTACCTGCGCAAGACCTTCGACTACCGGGTCGCGGACGCCGTGGCTCAGCCGGAAGAGCTCCATGACCTCTTCCTTTTCGCATCCGGGGCCAAGGGACTTGCCCGCTATCGGCGGATCGCTTGCATCGTGCTGAAGGTCATGCACGTCATCCAGCACATTGAAGGGCGTGACCTGCTGTTCCGCCTCGCGGCTTCGGAAGCGGAGCTGGCGGAGATGGTCACGGAGAAGGTACTGGGCGTCGCCCGTGAGATGAAGGAGATGGGGCTGCCCATCGTGGAGTTCGCTCACTCCATCAAGACGCGGGACTCCCTGGTCACCAAGCTGATCGCGAAGAAGGAGACCGTCGCGGCACAGGTGTACGACCGCACGCGGTTCCGGGTCATCACCCGCAAGCGGGAGGACCTGCTACCGGTCCTCTACTTCCTGACGCAGCGCCTGTTCCCCTTCAACTTCGTCGTCCCGGGGCAGACGGAGAACACGCTGCTGCCGTTCAAGGGCCTGCTGGAGGAGAATCCTCACTTCGAGCAGTTCATCCCTCAGCTCCACCTGGACAGGGACTTCGAGGACCGCGAGGACCGGACGGGGAACACCTTCTCTGGAAGCTCCTATCGGGTCCTCAACTTCGTCGTGGACCTCCCGCTGCGGATGGATCCCTACCTGCCTCCGCCTGAAAGTGACACCCGCCCCAGGAAGGGGCGGGTCACCTTCGCGCTCGTTGAGTTCCAGATCGCGGACGAGGAGACGGCCAAGCTCAATGAGCTCGGAGACAATGCTCACGAAAGCTACAAGCGCCGACAGAAGCGACGAGTCCTCAATCGCCTGAGCAGAGGACTCGTCGTACCAAAGCGTCAGGGCTAG